GGAAATTGGCCAGGAGCAACGCGCCCAAGGAATATATATCGGCGCGGGCATCGGTATCGCCGCTCAACTGCTCTGGTGCGGCATAAGAGTATTTGCTTAAGCAAATTCATTGCCGACGATCGTTTGGGCACCGGGATTGGTGTCTTTGGCGATGCCAAAATCAATGATAACCGCCTGCGCGGGATCGCCGTCACGCAGGATAATATTGTCAGGGCTGAGGTCACGATGGACAATGTTCCTGGCATGGGCCGCCTGCAGTCCCTCGGCGACGCGCCGCCCGACAATCAGCAGATCGTCAGCTGACATTGGGCCTTGCTTCAACTTTTTGTCCATCCCCGGACCGTCGATGAAATCCATCAGCAGATAGATTTGACCCTCTGGTGTCCGGTGATTTTCCGAATAGCGCACCACCGCATCATGGCGGATCTCGCGGATATTTTCCTCGCGGGCCATCAGCACGGTGAAGTCTTCGTTGCCGGCCAGTTCTTGTTTTAGGACTTTCAGCGCCACAAGGTTGCCCGAAATTTCCGAGCGGGCCTTGTAAACGTCGGATGTGCCGCCGCGACCCAACAGCATTTCGATGCGATAGGTGTTGTTCAACAAATCACCAGGCTGAAACATATCGCCCGGGCGCGAATCCATCATAGCGCCCTCCACGGCGTGAGTGCAGCGACATATACCGCGCGCAAATGCTTAGCCAAGAGCCTGGAATTCAACCCGCCGATTGATATCAGCGCGTGTATCGCCCCCATCAAATGGAGCAGTCTCACCCATTCCAAT
This DNA window, taken from Parasedimentitalea marina, encodes the following:
- a CDS encoding serine/threonine protein kinase; this translates as MMDSRPGDMFQPGDLLNNTYRIEMLLGRGGTSDVYKARSEISGNLVALKVLKQELAGNEDFTVLMAREENIREIRHDAVVRYSENHRTPEGQIYLLMDFIDGPGMDKKLKQGPMSADDLLIVGRRVAEGLQAAHARNIVHRDLSPDNIILRDGDPAQAVIIDFGIAKDTNPGAQTIVGNEFA